From Humisphaera borealis, the proteins below share one genomic window:
- a CDS encoding Uma2 family endonuclease: MKLLEPRIKRWTRDEYYQMADLGWFRGKRALLLSGEIYEMAGQGNWHSVAISLVDIALRPVFTVDKYWIRPQMPLDLEDGTSEPEPDIAVVLGTPNDYSQHPSTARLIVEIADSSLYLDRRKAAYYAAADVPEYWILNLRERALEVHRTPQWNSTSHWDRDTPPDASYTDRQILSPDDVISPVAMPTATIVLNELFPARPKGDTF; encoded by the coding sequence ATGAAGTTGCTCGAACCCAGAATCAAACGTTGGACTCGAGACGAATACTACCAGATGGCCGATCTGGGGTGGTTCCGGGGTAAGCGTGCGCTGTTGCTGAGTGGGGAGATCTACGAGATGGCAGGCCAAGGCAATTGGCATAGCGTGGCGATCAGCTTGGTGGACATCGCGTTGCGTCCAGTGTTCACAGTGGACAAGTACTGGATTCGCCCGCAGATGCCTCTCGACTTGGAAGACGGCACATCCGAGCCCGAACCCGATATCGCCGTTGTCCTCGGAACGCCCAACGACTATTCGCAGCACCCTTCGACCGCACGACTGATCGTGGAAATCGCCGATTCGTCCCTTTACCTCGATCGGCGGAAAGCGGCGTACTATGCGGCTGCTGATGTGCCAGAGTATTGGATTCTAAATCTGCGAGAACGCGCTTTAGAGGTTCACCGGACGCCGCAATGGAACTCGACGAGCCATTGGGATCGCGACACCCCGCCGGACGCGAGCTATACCGATAGACAGATACTGTCACCGGATGACGTGATTTCGCCGGTCGCCATGCCGACCGCCACGATCGTCTTGAACGAACTTTTCCCTGCCCGACCGAAGGGCGATACATTCTGA
- the rsgA gene encoding ribosome small subunit-dependent GTPase A produces the protein MRGKPKKASREKDFTSRYLTGDFDEDRVEQNETFSERNKTQQHDRMVKTAALREEQSGIDFETLPIGEVIQVFSLFSEVAYQGKTYLCVIRRTLTRTTNTFVVVGDFVRFRIETERGAPLVEGGPATADLQPEGVVEQIMPRKSMLTRADSFKGTTQHPIIANADQVLIVASIRQPYVKWGLIDRMLIAAKAGGLKPIVCLNKVDLAKPEDDGKVPDDLAEANEVLAHYATMDVGICRTSVDAAIGLEEMRDLLANRITVLAGHSGVGKSSLIRAIEPTLDLRVGIVSRYTDKGRHTTTSARRYPLTIGGAVVDTPGVKQFGLWGVTRENLEEFFPDITSGNAPDWRKLSYRRILESLPEPGYT, from the coding sequence ATGCGAGGAAAGCCGAAGAAAGCATCTCGCGAGAAGGACTTCACCAGTCGGTATCTGACCGGCGATTTTGACGAAGACCGCGTCGAACAGAACGAAACCTTCAGCGAACGCAACAAGACGCAGCAGCACGACAGGATGGTGAAAACCGCCGCGCTGCGAGAAGAACAATCGGGCATCGATTTCGAAACCTTGCCTATCGGGGAAGTCATCCAGGTGTTCTCGCTGTTCAGCGAAGTTGCTTATCAGGGCAAAACCTACCTTTGCGTCATTCGGCGAACGCTCACTCGCACCACGAATACATTCGTCGTGGTGGGGGACTTTGTTCGTTTCCGAATCGAGACCGAGCGCGGTGCGCCGTTGGTCGAAGGTGGCCCCGCGACAGCCGACCTGCAACCGGAAGGTGTGGTCGAACAGATCATGCCGCGCAAGTCGATGCTGACCCGCGCCGACAGTTTCAAAGGGACGACGCAGCATCCCATCATCGCCAACGCCGACCAAGTACTGATCGTCGCCAGCATCCGCCAGCCTTACGTGAAGTGGGGGTTGATCGACCGTATGCTGATCGCCGCCAAGGCGGGGGGCCTGAAGCCGATCGTTTGCCTGAACAAGGTCGACTTGGCAAAGCCCGAAGACGACGGCAAGGTTCCCGATGACCTGGCCGAGGCCAACGAAGTGCTCGCCCACTACGCCACGATGGACGTCGGCATCTGCCGGACCAGCGTGGATGCCGCGATCGGCCTGGAAGAGATGCGCGACCTGCTGGCCAACCGCATCACCGTGCTGGCAGGGCACAGCGGCGTAGGCAAAAGCAGCCTGATCCGCGCGATCGAACCCACGCTCGATCTTCGTGTCGGCATCGTCAGCCGGTACACCGATAAGGGCCGGCATACCACGACGTCCGCCCGGCGGTATCCGCTCACCATCGGCGGGGCGGTCGTTGATACGCCGGGCGTGAAGCAGTTCGGCCTGTGGGGCGTGACGCGCGAGAACCTGGAAGAGTTCTTTCCCGACATCACCTCGGGGAATGCGCCCGACTGGCGCAAGCTCAGTTATCGCCGCATTCTCGAATCGCTGCCGGAACCGGGCTATACCTGA
- a CDS encoding serine hydrolase domain-containing protein yields MPTDPNDPQSLPRTTAVIDEWAATGHHIGAQVYVSIDAKPIADFALGLARPAIGDAAPVPMTRDTLMLWLSASKPFAAVALAQLREKALLDFDDPVVKFIPEFAAHGKDRITLTHLLTHTAGLRFIELGWPETPWDQIVATICAAQIEPGWIVGEKAGYSPFASWFILAEVVQRLDPGRRTYSDYCRDEIFLPLRMTDTWLAMPPERYRDYGDRIGVMMNTYKKPMEPAGLDTEVAAANCRPSGGGRGPAWQLGRFYEGLLSSAILQPASLEKLITPHRVGLFDHTFRSTMDWSLGFNTNSSRYGPDTVPYGYGTSAGPRAFGHGGAQSTCAFADPDRGLVAVITWNGQCGEPSHHRRLKATLVALENDIG; encoded by the coding sequence ATGCCGACCGACCCGAACGACCCGCAATCCCTCCCCCGCACGACGGCCGTCATCGACGAATGGGCCGCGACCGGTCATCACATCGGTGCGCAGGTCTATGTCTCGATCGATGCGAAACCGATCGCCGACTTCGCACTCGGTCTGGCCCGGCCGGCAATCGGCGATGCCGCACCTGTGCCGATGACGCGGGATACCCTCATGCTCTGGCTGTCGGCCAGTAAGCCGTTCGCGGCGGTCGCGCTGGCCCAGCTTCGCGAGAAAGCGTTGCTCGACTTTGACGACCCCGTCGTCAAGTTCATCCCCGAGTTTGCCGCCCACGGCAAAGACCGCATCACCCTCACACACCTTCTGACCCACACGGCAGGGCTTCGCTTTATTGAGCTCGGCTGGCCGGAAACGCCTTGGGATCAGATCGTCGCGACGATCTGTGCCGCCCAGATCGAGCCCGGCTGGATCGTCGGCGAGAAAGCCGGCTACAGCCCGTTTGCAAGCTGGTTCATCCTGGCCGAGGTGGTGCAGCGCCTGGACCCCGGTCGCAGAACCTATTCCGACTACTGTCGCGACGAGATCTTTCTTCCCCTGCGCATGACCGACACCTGGCTGGCAATGCCGCCGGAGCGTTACCGTGACTACGGCGATCGAATCGGCGTGATGATGAACACCTACAAGAAGCCGATGGAGCCGGCGGGGCTCGATACGGAGGTCGCCGCTGCCAACTGTCGTCCCAGCGGCGGCGGACGCGGCCCGGCCTGGCAGCTCGGCCGGTTCTACGAAGGGCTTCTGTCGTCCGCCATTCTTCAGCCTGCGTCGCTCGAAAAGCTCATCACGCCACACCGGGTCGGCCTGTTCGATCACACGTTCCGCAGCACGATGGACTGGAGCCTGGGGTTCAATACCAATTCGTCCCGATACGGCCCCGACACCGTCCCTTACGGCTACGGCACCAGCGCCGGCCCCCGCGCTTTCGGCCATGGCGGCGCGCAGAGCACCTGCGCCTTCGCCGACCCCGACCGTGGCCTGGTCGCGGTCATCACCTGGAACGGTCAATGCGGGGAACCGTCACATCATCGAAGACTGAAAGCGACATTGGTCGCGTTAGAGAACGACATCGGCTGA
- a CDS encoding glycosyltransferase family 2 protein: protein MATEEHLDTQNRSTSTEQPISVVVPCFNEKDVIRVTHQRLSSTLSEIGHAFEIIYVDDGSRDTTLEILREMQLADSNVRVVALSRNFGHQVAVTAGVSNARGEAVILIDADLQDPPEVIVEMVRLWRTGVDVAYGQRTDRPGETAFKRFTAKLFYRLINRMSDVSIPVDTGDFRLMSRRVVDALLSMPERDRFVRGMVSWVGFRQVAVPYRREPRFAGESKYPILKMVRFATDGLLSFSLTPLRVSTGIGFAAAVLAAFGILYALILRLFTNVWVSGWTLLFIAVLFFSGVQLLSVGIIGEYLGRVYREVKRRPLFLVGERLGFDPDSHANTSRQATVASRQEHAIDTRQS, encoded by the coding sequence ATGGCCACGGAAGAACATCTCGACACCCAGAACCGATCAACCTCAACTGAGCAGCCTATCTCTGTCGTCGTTCCGTGCTTCAACGAAAAAGACGTCATTCGTGTCACTCACCAACGCCTGTCCAGCACGTTAAGCGAGATCGGACATGCGTTCGAGATCATCTACGTGGACGACGGCAGCCGCGACACGACTCTCGAGATCCTGCGCGAGATGCAGTTGGCGGACTCGAATGTGAGGGTCGTGGCACTTTCGCGAAACTTTGGCCACCAGGTCGCGGTTACGGCGGGGGTATCCAACGCGCGCGGGGAGGCGGTTATTCTCATTGACGCGGATCTACAGGATCCTCCCGAGGTCATCGTCGAGATGGTGCGCCTTTGGCGTACCGGTGTGGATGTCGCCTATGGCCAGCGAACCGACCGACCAGGCGAAACCGCATTTAAGCGATTTACTGCGAAACTCTTCTACCGTCTGATTAACCGCATGTCTGACGTGTCGATACCGGTCGATACGGGGGATTTCAGGCTCATGAGTCGTCGCGTTGTCGATGCGCTATTGTCGATGCCGGAGCGAGATCGCTTCGTTCGCGGAATGGTCAGTTGGGTGGGATTTCGCCAGGTCGCCGTCCCATACCGGCGGGAACCGCGCTTCGCAGGCGAAAGCAAATACCCAATCCTGAAGATGGTGCGTTTCGCGACCGATGGCCTGCTGTCGTTTTCACTAACACCCTTGCGCGTTTCGACAGGGATAGGCTTTGCTGCGGCCGTGCTTGCAGCTTTCGGCATTCTCTACGCATTGATCCTGAGGCTATTCACCAACGTATGGGTCAGCGGATGGACGCTGCTGTTCATTGCGGTGCTCTTCTTCAGTGGTGTCCAACTTCTGTCGGTGGGCATCATCGGCGAGTATCTCGGGCGAGTGTATCGCGAAGTCAAACGCCGGCCGCTGTTTCTGGTCGGCGAGAGGCTTGGTTTCGACCCCGATAGCCACGCCAACACGTCGCGGCAGGCTACCGTGGCCTCGCGTCAGGAACATGCGATCGACACGCGCCAGAGCTGA
- a CDS encoding NAD(P)/FAD-dependent oxidoreductase: protein MNSIDRGSGDPVVVIGGGFSGLSAALELAKSGIPVTVLEADSTPAGLAGTFDVNGQRVEKFYHHWFTNDAHIIDLVNELGVTDQVIHRPTRTGLYFANTTFRLSRPLDVLKFKPLAMIDRIRLGLLVLKARKVKDWRQLEGVTAAEWLIQLAGPKVYEVVWEPLLKGKFGSVADEISAVWFWNKLKLRGGSRGKGGGEVLAYYRGGFAALADRMAERIIQLGGHVECNARVTGITSAGGAVTGVVAGDRVFPARAVIATPALPIIADLLKGHVAEAFSASLGKIRYLANICLVLGLDRSLSDTYWLNVNDPQFPYVGVIEHTNFEPAASYGGRHIVYLSKYLPEDAELYRMRDADVLAFSLPHLKRMFPKFDKSWVKEHHVWRARYAQPIVERHYGAMIPPAGTPLSGFHIATMAQVYPEDRGTNYAVREGRAIGRDVARSLGESPR, encoded by the coding sequence ATGAACTCTATCGACCGCGGATCAGGTGATCCGGTAGTTGTAATCGGCGGGGGGTTTTCCGGACTTTCCGCAGCATTGGAATTGGCCAAATCTGGAATTCCCGTCACTGTGCTGGAGGCCGACAGCACTCCCGCGGGACTTGCCGGCACGTTTGACGTCAATGGGCAGCGCGTCGAGAAGTTCTACCATCACTGGTTCACGAATGACGCACACATCATCGATCTGGTTAACGAACTGGGCGTCACCGATCAGGTCATCCATCGCCCGACGAGAACAGGGCTCTACTTCGCAAACACGACTTTTCGCCTCAGTCGTCCTCTGGACGTTCTAAAGTTCAAGCCGCTCGCAATGATCGATCGAATTCGCCTCGGCTTGCTCGTTCTCAAGGCGAGGAAAGTGAAAGACTGGCGGCAACTCGAAGGCGTTACCGCTGCTGAATGGCTTATTCAGTTGGCCGGACCGAAGGTTTACGAGGTGGTTTGGGAACCGCTGCTCAAGGGGAAGTTCGGATCGGTGGCCGACGAGATTTCCGCAGTATGGTTTTGGAACAAGCTCAAGCTGCGGGGGGGCAGCAGAGGCAAAGGGGGGGGCGAAGTGCTGGCTTACTACCGGGGCGGGTTCGCTGCACTTGCCGATCGGATGGCCGAACGCATCATCCAACTTGGTGGGCATGTCGAGTGTAATGCCCGAGTCACCGGAATCACTTCCGCAGGCGGCGCTGTAACCGGCGTCGTTGCGGGCGATCGAGTGTTTCCCGCCCGCGCGGTCATCGCGACGCCGGCGCTGCCCATTATTGCCGACTTGTTGAAAGGTCATGTCGCTGAGGCCTTCTCCGCGAGCCTCGGGAAGATCCGCTATCTCGCGAATATCTGCCTGGTGCTCGGCTTGGACAGAAGTCTGTCAGACACCTACTGGCTGAATGTGAACGACCCCCAATTCCCTTACGTCGGCGTGATCGAGCACACCAACTTCGAGCCAGCGGCGAGCTACGGGGGGCGACACATTGTCTATCTTTCGAAGTATTTGCCCGAGGATGCAGAGCTTTACCGCATGCGTGATGCCGACGTGCTCGCCTTCAGCCTGCCCCATCTGAAGCGGATGTTTCCTAAGTTCGACAAAAGTTGGGTGAAGGAACATCACGTGTGGCGAGCCCGATATGCACAGCCGATCGTCGAACGGCACTATGGCGCCATGATTCCCCCGGCCGGCACACCCTTGTCGGGCTTCCACATCGCAACAATGGCGCAGGTGTACCCGGAAGACCGGGGAACAAACTACGCAGTCCGGGAAGGCCGAGCGATCGGCAGAGACGTTGCGAGAAGTCTGGGAGAAAGTCCTCGGTGA
- the sucD gene encoding succinate--CoA ligase subunit alpha yields MSILVNKDTKVICQGITGSAGAFHTKGCLDYGTKMVGGVTPGKGGQKDANGLPIFDTVHQAVKATGADATMIFVPPPFAADAIMEAADAGIRVIVAITEGIPVLDMVKAKTFLDGYPQSVLIGPNCPGVITPGECKIGIMPGYIHLPAKQAKSGKKVGIISRSGTLTYEAVWQCASRNIGQTTAVGIGGDPIKGLNYIELLGMFQNDPETDAIVMIGEIGGSDESEAAAWAKKNVTKPMVAFIAGRTAPPGKRMGHAGAIISGGEDTAEAKTAALTAAGITVAESPATIGEEMAKLLGVKG; encoded by the coding sequence ATGAGCATCCTCGTCAACAAGGACACGAAAGTCATCTGTCAAGGCATCACCGGCTCGGCCGGGGCATTCCATACCAAAGGGTGCCTCGACTACGGCACCAAGATGGTAGGCGGCGTCACGCCCGGCAAGGGCGGGCAGAAGGACGCCAACGGCCTGCCGATCTTCGACACCGTCCACCAGGCCGTGAAGGCGACCGGGGCCGACGCGACAATGATATTTGTTCCGCCGCCGTTCGCGGCCGACGCGATCATGGAAGCCGCCGACGCCGGCATCCGCGTGATCGTCGCGATCACCGAGGGCATCCCCGTCCTCGACATGGTCAAGGCCAAGACCTTTCTCGACGGCTACCCGCAGTCGGTGCTCATCGGACCGAACTGCCCCGGCGTCATCACGCCCGGCGAGTGCAAGATCGGCATCATGCCCGGCTACATCCACCTGCCGGCCAAGCAGGCCAAGAGCGGCAAGAAGGTCGGCATCATCTCGCGCTCCGGCACGCTGACGTACGAAGCGGTGTGGCAGTGCGCCAGCCGCAACATCGGCCAGACGACGGCCGTCGGCATCGGCGGCGACCCGATCAAGGGGCTGAACTACATCGAACTGCTGGGCATGTTCCAGAACGACCCGGAGACCGACGCGATCGTGATGATCGGTGAGATCGGCGGCAGCGACGAGAGCGAGGCCGCCGCCTGGGCCAAGAAGAACGTGACCAAGCCGATGGTGGCATTCATCGCCGGCCGGACCGCGCCGCCGGGTAAGCGCATGGGCCACGCCGGCGCGATCATCAGCGGCGGCGAAGACACGGCCGAGGCCAAGACTGCGGCCCTGACAGCAGCCGGCATCACCGTCGCCGAGAGCCCGGCGACCATCGGCGAAGAGATGGCGAAGCTGCTTGGCGTGAAGGGTTAA
- a CDS encoding glycosyltransferase family 87 protein codes for MLTTRQPRTLRDRLQLAAFAMVVLVISIAAALHLGGPETSPFAHLFGDDLVPSYMAGTFVREGRTELLTDYPAAERFQSQLRVQAGLEQHGRTGPWLNPPFYAAMFVPLSALPYRAALWTWFAANLLILSAAIVLLYRMLPADKRRPRDGAIIAALVVVSMPALQAMACQQNTFLSLLILCSAITLARSDRAFAAGAVGALLLFKPQLAVIVCGALVCTLGRRAIAGMIVTSAVLLAATLAFMPGAIGDYLHKLPGLLPYLRTDRPYPWERQTTFLGFWRLLITGRTGGPNPAIVTVLWMIGAVVVAAMLVGPLCKAFTLSVFTTKAQRARSVTKRTSSRSRDSLLAATIAASPLLMPYYMDYDLLLLTVPAVLLAAERMQAGRQPGDRWLIAGWAAVYAWMYFNAAVADATGVSVIVLLMSARFFGSLRNLGAGPWFARSPNDHGQASTLAHATQSTDAPTPHRRCSFLGRATMLSLAAASIAIPMAVAAGVLDRAKPLTFGHDLLPTYVAGRLVVEGRAGAMYDAEVIRATARPIIDQQNLTNEVSQSLWINPPGFAAVFAPLALMPYRAALLVWIGLNAALATAALGIILRWIPDRRPALLLGIAAITSCPFLLAVEHQQNTFISLAILTAALVAWRRGYVLIAGMLIGLLSLKPQLAITVGIALWMLEGRRALAGMLLTSLALLAAGELLSPGLTWQFLTQVPQQAGLLQLHPGYNWGRQMTPTAALRALLGVESRVAVVVGHVVSVAIVLLVGWAAWRVRCHTAGSSNAVAPSANRQRVIALAFTAMPLCAPYFMDYDLLLMVIPVALLSGLGWTRSIVGPGVVLWLILYLNVDLVAATHINAAVLCLLILFALQWRGLLRSKPAERLLSGSAGGGLYFGGTTTA; via the coding sequence GTGCTGACCACCCGTCAACCTCGCACCCTGCGCGACCGCCTGCAACTGGCGGCGTTTGCGATGGTAGTGCTGGTGATTTCCATCGCCGCTGCGTTGCACCTGGGCGGGCCGGAGACTTCGCCATTTGCGCACCTCTTCGGCGATGACCTGGTGCCGTCTTACATGGCCGGCACTTTCGTTCGTGAAGGCCGCACCGAACTGCTGACCGACTATCCCGCCGCCGAGCGATTCCAATCGCAACTGCGAGTTCAGGCGGGCCTCGAACAGCACGGCCGAACCGGCCCCTGGCTCAATCCGCCATTCTACGCCGCGATGTTCGTTCCGCTGTCGGCGTTGCCGTATAGAGCGGCGCTGTGGACCTGGTTCGCCGCGAACCTGCTGATACTCTCGGCGGCCATCGTGCTGCTCTACCGCATGCTGCCGGCGGATAAACGCCGACCGAGGGACGGCGCGATCATCGCCGCCCTGGTCGTCGTCTCGATGCCCGCCTTGCAGGCGATGGCGTGCCAGCAGAACACGTTTCTGTCGCTGCTGATTCTCTGCAGCGCGATCACGCTAGCCCGATCCGACCGCGCCTTCGCCGCCGGCGCCGTGGGTGCACTGCTGCTGTTCAAGCCGCAACTGGCCGTTATCGTCTGCGGCGCGCTGGTGTGCACGCTCGGCCGCCGGGCGATCGCGGGGATGATCGTCACGTCGGCTGTTCTTCTGGCCGCGACGCTCGCCTTCATGCCCGGAGCGATCGGCGATTACCTCCACAAGCTTCCCGGCCTGCTCCCCTATCTGCGAACCGATCGCCCCTACCCGTGGGAACGGCAGACGACGTTCCTCGGCTTCTGGCGACTGCTCATCACCGGCCGCACGGGCGGGCCGAATCCGGCGATCGTCACCGTGCTCTGGATGATTGGCGCTGTTGTTGTCGCAGCGATGCTGGTCGGCCCGCTCTGCAAAGCGTTCACGCTAAGCGTATTCACCACGAAGGCACAAAGGGCACGAAGCGTCACGAAGAGGACCTCGAGTCGATCGCGCGACAGCCTGCTCGCCGCGACCATCGCAGCATCACCGCTGCTGATGCCCTACTACATGGACTACGACCTGCTCCTGCTGACGGTGCCGGCGGTGCTGCTGGCAGCGGAACGAATGCAAGCCGGCCGACAGCCCGGCGACCGCTGGCTGATCGCCGGGTGGGCTGCCGTCTACGCCTGGATGTATTTCAACGCTGCCGTTGCCGACGCGACAGGCGTCAGTGTGATTGTGCTGCTGATGTCGGCGCGATTCTTTGGGTCACTGCGAAACCTCGGCGCAGGCCCGTGGTTCGCGCGATCGCCGAACGATCACGGGCAAGCGAGTACGCTTGCCCATGCCACCCAATCAACGGACGCTCCAACACCGCACCGTCGCTGCTCCTTCCTGGGTCGCGCTACGATGCTTTCATTGGCAGCAGCGTCCATCGCCATCCCGATGGCCGTCGCCGCCGGGGTATTGGACCGCGCGAAGCCGCTCACATTCGGCCACGACCTTTTGCCCACCTACGTCGCCGGGCGACTGGTCGTCGAGGGACGCGCAGGCGCGATGTACGACGCCGAGGTCATCCGCGCGACGGCCCGGCCGATCATCGACCAGCAGAACCTGACGAACGAGGTCTCGCAGTCGCTGTGGATCAACCCGCCGGGTTTCGCCGCCGTGTTTGCGCCGCTCGCGCTGATGCCCTACCGCGCAGCCCTGCTCGTCTGGATCGGCCTGAACGCCGCCCTGGCGACAGCCGCACTGGGCATCATTCTCCGATGGATTCCTGACCGGCGGCCGGCACTGCTCCTTGGAATTGCGGCGATCACGAGCTGTCCGTTTCTGCTCGCAGTCGAGCACCAGCAGAACACATTCATCTCCCTCGCCATCCTCACGGCGGCTCTCGTTGCCTGGCGTCGCGGGTACGTCCTGATCGCCGGAATGCTGATCGGACTGCTGTCGCTCAAGCCGCAACTCGCGATCACCGTCGGCATTGCCCTCTGGATGCTCGAAGGGCGTCGCGCCCTGGCGGGCATGCTGCTCACATCGCTCGCGCTGCTGGCCGCCGGCGAGTTGCTCTCGCCGGGCCTGACGTGGCAGTTCCTCACCCAGGTTCCGCAGCAGGCCGGGCTGTTGCAGCTTCACCCGGGATACAACTGGGGCCGGCAGATGACGCCGACTGCTGCGCTGCGGGCACTCCTCGGCGTGGAGTCGCGCGTCGCGGTCGTCGTCGGCCATGTCGTATCGGTCGCGATCGTGCTACTGGTCGGTTGGGCCGCCTGGCGGGTGCGATGCCACACCGCCGGGTCATCAAACGCCGTCGCCCCCTCCGCCAATCGTCAGCGCGTCATCGCACTTGCGTTCACCGCGATGCCGTTGTGCGCCCCCTACTTCATGGACTACGACCTGCTGCTGATGGTGATCCCCGTGGCGTTGCTGTCGGGGCTCGGTTGGACCCGGTCGATCGTCGGGCCGGGAGTCGTACTCTGGTTGATCCTCTACCTGAATGTCGATCTCGTCGCCGCGACGCACATCAACGCGGCAGTGCTGTGCCTTCTGATCCTGTTCGCATTGCAGTGGCGAGGGCTGCTGCGCAGCAAACCGGCCGAACGGCTGCTCAGCGGTTCGGCCGGGGGTGGATTGTACTTCGGTGGGACAACGACCGCTTAG
- a CDS encoding glycosyltransferase family 87 protein has product MNIDTAPTLMFPALRRSSYRRRLWLLVAGVALFLAIVAGMEAARRAAAPPAAKTSGDVIALDFIAFYTGGHFVAEGRHRDLFDLKAVKAYQDEIAAKNGVNLGHALGPWWNPPFYAWVFAPLAKLSFGTATAVWVAFNALCAAVSCWLLVRMLPAGSGWRTWALVPALMVLSIPFIHALSHGQNACTSLLIVTLAVTAWRADRPILAGVVAGLMAYKPQHAVVLGGMMTLALGWRAMLGMAITGASLLAVTLLTLPGALGDFLSRMPQNVRFVQEQSVYLWERHATLKAFWRLLLQGTEIGPPSAMTTLLTAICTAAIAVLLLRLTPAAKVLNPFDTTDRKSPVNRDRLIAATFLATPLVMPFYFDYDLLMLAVPAVLLAAMKMTDGTITGSRSLDRATLVLAPMVYAILLINADFAEHTRVNPVVPVLAVLMCSVAWPKRSITEATAAMQEPQERPTFARAA; this is encoded by the coding sequence GTGAACATCGATACTGCACCCACCCTCATGTTTCCGGCTTTACGCCGCAGTTCGTACCGAAGACGCCTCTGGCTGCTCGTCGCGGGTGTCGCGCTGTTCCTGGCGATCGTCGCCGGCATGGAAGCCGCCCGGCGCGCCGCAGCCCCCCCCGCCGCGAAGACGTCCGGCGACGTCATCGCGCTCGACTTTATCGCGTTCTACACCGGCGGCCACTTCGTTGCCGAGGGACGTCATCGCGACCTGTTCGACCTCAAGGCCGTCAAGGCGTACCAGGACGAGATCGCCGCGAAGAACGGCGTGAACCTCGGCCACGCGCTGGGCCCCTGGTGGAATCCGCCGTTCTACGCGTGGGTCTTTGCGCCGCTCGCGAAGCTGTCGTTCGGCACGGCGACGGCGGTCTGGGTGGCGTTCAATGCCCTCTGTGCCGCCGTCAGTTGCTGGCTGCTCGTTCGCATGCTGCCCGCCGGTTCCGGTTGGCGGACCTGGGCACTGGTGCCGGCACTGATGGTGCTGTCGATCCCGTTCATTCACGCCCTGTCGCACGGCCAGAATGCGTGCACGTCGCTGCTCATCGTCACGCTCGCCGTCACCGCGTGGCGTGCGGATCGGCCGATCCTTGCGGGCGTCGTCGCCGGGCTGATGGCGTACAAACCGCAGCACGCCGTCGTGCTCGGCGGGATGATGACCCTCGCCCTCGGCTGGCGGGCGATGCTGGGAATGGCGATCACCGGTGCTTCGCTGCTAGCCGTCACCCTGTTAACCCTTCCAGGTGCGCTCGGCGACTTCCTCAGCCGCATGCCGCAGAACGTGCGGTTCGTGCAGGAACAAAGCGTCTACCTGTGGGAACGCCACGCCACCCTTAAAGCCTTCTGGCGACTGCTGCTGCAGGGGACCGAGATCGGCCCGCCCAGTGCGATGACGACGCTTCTGACGGCCATCTGCACCGCGGCAATCGCCGTGCTGCTGCTGCGACTGACGCCGGCGGCGAAGGTCCTGAACCCGTTCGACACGACCGATCGAAAATCCCCGGTGAATCGCGACCGCCTGATCGCCGCCACGTTCCTGGCGACCCCGCTCGTGATGCCGTTCTACTTCGATTACGACCTGCTCATGCTCGCCGTGCCGGCGGTCCTGCTGGCGGCGATGAAGATGACCGACGGCACCATCACCGGCAGTCGATCGCTCGACCGGGCGACGCTGGTCCTGGCTCCGATGGTGTACGCGATCCTGCTGATCAACGCGGACTTCGCCGAGCACACCCGCGTCAACCCCGTGGTGCCGGTGCTGGCGGTGCTGATGTGCTCCGTGGCGTGGCCGAAGCGATCGATAACTGAAGCCACCGCCGCGATGCAGGAACCACAGGAACGACCGACGTTCGCCCGTGCGGCCTGA
- a CDS encoding SMI1/KNR4 family protein: MTDPVTDSFVTVFTARGLSGSPCDEWSVRDLEQQLGVVFPAAYRAFLRIAGYECEALAGSHYSIDDDLADLQRAGERIASHEKVELPQDAFVFLVHQGFACHFFLTEDGEDPAVFQCVEGMGPIERVASHFSEWLLQELTRSESYREERSRGT; this comes from the coding sequence ATGACCGATCCTGTCACCGACTCCTTTGTCACAGTGTTTACGGCGCGCGGTCTGAGCGGGTCACCTTGTGACGAATGGAGCGTTCGTGATTTGGAGCAGCAGCTTGGCGTAGTGTTCCCAGCGGCTTATCGGGCGTTCCTCCGCATCGCCGGGTACGAGTGCGAGGCGTTAGCGGGATCCCATTACTCGATTGACGACGATCTCGCAGATTTGCAGCGTGCGGGGGAGAGAATTGCCTCGCATGAGAAGGTCGAACTCCCCCAAGACGCGTTTGTATTCCTGGTACATCAAGGCTTTGCCTGCCACTTCTTCCTAACTGAGGACGGTGAAGATCCTGCGGTTTTCCAATGCGTTGAGGGGATGGGTCCCATCGAGCGCGTCGCGTCGCACTTCAGTGAGTGGCTGCTTCAGGAGCTAACTCGCTCAGAGTCGTATCGTGAGGAACGTTCACGCGGAACGTAG